AACCTAGGGTAACGCTACAAGTGGAGGGGAACCCAGTTCAATTTCTAGTTGACACAGGAGCACAACATTCGGTCTTGATCAGGCCCCATGgaaaaatttctcaaaaatcTTCCTGGGTCCAAGGGGCTACCGGAATAAAAAATATCCCTGGACCACCCAGAGGACTGTGGACCTAGGAAATGGAAAGGTCACCCATTCCTTCCTAGTCATCCCCGACAGCCCATGCCCCTTATTAAAAAGAGACTTACTCACTAAAATGGGGGCCCAAATTCATTTTACGCCAGGGGGCCCCCAAGTGACTGGCCCTCACAACCAACCCATTACCACACTTACTCTAAGATTAGAAGATGAATATCGACTCCACCAGGGGCCACCCTCACAAAGTCAAAACATAGAGCCCTGGCTCCAACAGTTTCCAGGAGCATGGGCTGAAACCGGGGGTATGGGGTTGGCTAAACATCGCCCAGCTCTATTCATAGAGCTGAAACCGGGGGCAGATCCAGTTCGGGTCCGACAATACCCGATGTCAATGGAGGCCAGAAATGGCATCACGCCACATATCCATCACCCCCTAGACTTAGGCATCTTGCGTCCCTGCCATTCAGCCTGGAACACCCCCCTGCTCCCTGTACGAAAACCTAACAGTGCGGACTATCGTCCGGTACAAGATCAGAGAGAAGTTAACCGCCGAGTCATGGACATACACCCAACAGTACCCAACCCCTATACCCTCCTAAGTGCCCTCAGCCCAGAAAGACAATGGTATACTGTCCTTGatttaaaagatgcttttttcagCCTGCCTCTGGCCCCCAAAAGTCAAGAGCTCTTCGCCTTCGAGTGGTCCCATCCTGAGAGAGGCATAAAAGGGCAACTCACCTGGACCCGGCTCCCCCAAGGATTTAAAAACTCACCCACCTTGTTCGATGAGGCACTTCACGAGGATCTGGGTGAGTACTGGAATCAAAACCCCAAAGTGACTCTCTTGCAGTACTTTGACGATCTTTTAATCGCCGCTGAGACTGCCGAAGCTTGCTTGCAAGGCACCAAAAATCTCCTCCGGACACTTGGTGCCCTGGGGTACTGGGCttcagcaaagaaagcccaaatttGCAGATCCGAGGTAACCTACTTGGGGTATCTGTTAAGAGAAGGCCAACGATGGCTCACTGATGCACGGAAGGAAACCGTCCTCCGCATCCCCCGACCCACAACGCGAAGGCAGGTAAGAGAATTCCTGGGATCGGCCGGGTTCTGCCGCTTGTGGATACCTCGGTTCACCGAGATAGCTAAGCCTCTTTACCTGGTCACCCGAGAACAGGCGCCCTTTGAGTGGACAGAGAAAACTGAGCAGGCTTTCCAGCAAATCAAACTCGCCCTATTGTCGGCGCCAGCCTTAGGGCTCCCCGATGTCTCCAAACCCTTTCATCTCTTCGTAGATGAAAACAAGGGTGTAGCCAAAGCAGTGCTAACGCAACTCCTTGGTCCATGGCCCAGGCCCATTGCCTATCTTTCAAAAAGACTAGACCCAGTAGCGGCTGGCTGGCCCCCTTGCCTCCGTATGATCGCTGCTACAGCTCTAATGGTAAAGGATGCTGATAAGTTAACTATAGGACAAGAGTTACATGTTACAACCCCTCATGCCATCGAGGGAGTCCTCAAACAACCTCCTGACCGATGGATAAGTAACGCCCGACTGGTTCACTACCAGGGACTATTATTAAATCCCCTCAGAATCATTTATGCTCCCCCCCGAACACTAAACCCTGCCTCCCTGTTACCAGACCCGGACTTGGATACTCCCCTCCATGACTGCGCTGAGATATTGGCATAGGTTCATGGAGTTCGGGAAGATTTACAGGATCACCCGCTGCCAGACGCCGAGGTTACCTGGTTCACTGACGGCAGCAGCTTTGTACATCAGGGTCAAAGGTACGCGGGGGCAGCAGTCACAACTGAAATCGAGACTAGGCAGAGCCTTTGCCAGCTGGCACCTCTGCCCAACGAGCTGAACTTGTGGCCTTAACCAAGGCACTGACtttgggaaaagacaagaaactaAACGAGTATACCGACAGCAGATATGCTTTTGCTACGGCCCACACACATGGAGCTATATACAGAGAGAGGGGACTGTTAACTGCAGAggggaaaactatcaaaaacaaagaagaaatattggcTCTTTTAAAGGCACTCTGGCTGCCTAAACGACTAGCCATCATACATTGCCCAGGCCACCAAAAACCGGTCACACCGGTGGCCAGAGGAAATAATTTGGCTGACCAGGTGGCCCGAGAGGCGGCCTTACAGGTGGACTGTGCTTTAATGACCACCCTACCAGACCCCGGTTCAGCTAGTTTACCAGAAAATCCCGCCTACACTAAAGAAGACCTAAACTGGATCCAAAAATTACCTTTAACTCAGTGCCTTAACGGATGGTGGAGAGCAGCAGACTGTAGCATAATCctcccagaagaaatgaaaaataaagtcttatcCAAGATGCACCGAGCCACTCATATGGGCACAAGAAAAATGCAAGACTTAATAATAGTTACTAGCTGTAAAGCTTGTCAATTAACTAACACCGCCAACCACGGGAAAAACCCTGGCTCCAGAACCTGCGGAACCAGGCCGGGAGCCTATTGGGAAGTAGACTTCACCAAGGTAAAGCCtggaaaatatggatataaatatttgttagtgtTTATAGATACCTTTTCAGGATGGACAGAGGCCTTCCCCACCAAGCATGAGACTATGCAGGTAGtagcaaagaaaatgttagaaaacatCATACCCAGGTACAGATTCCCTACCCTAATAGGATCAGACAACGGACCAGCATTCATTTCAAAGGTAATACAAGGGATAGTGCAGTTTATTGGGGCTGATTGGAAACTACATTGTGCATATAgaccccaaagctcaggacaggtagaaaaaatgaataaaactctaAAAGAGACCTTAACTAAATTGACCATAGAGACTGGCGCTAATTGGGTAGTCTTACTCCCCTACGCTCTGTTCAGGGTGCGGAACTCCCCTTACAAACTGGGATTAACCCCCTTTGAAATCATGTAtggagtgccccccccccccataattcCCAACCTACAGTCTAATGTGTTAACTGAATTTGATGATCATAAACTTCTTATTTCCCTGAGGGAACTCCAGCACACCCACCAGGAAGTTTGGCCCAGATTGAGAGCCATTTATGAGAACGGGCCCCCTCCTGAGCCGCATCACTACCGACCCGGAGATTGGGTATACGTGCGGAGACACAAGCAAGAGACCCTCCAGCCACGGTGGAAGGGACCCTACATTGTGATCCTAACCACACCCACTGCTCTCAAAGTCGACGGGATTGCTACCTGGATCCATTACACCCATGCCCGACCAGCTGATCCCTTTGCGGTTCGAGAAGACTTC
This window of the Neofelis nebulosa isolate mNeoNeb1 chromosome 18, mNeoNeb1.pri, whole genome shotgun sequence genome carries:
- the LOC131501593 gene encoding LOW QUALITY PROTEIN: uncharacterized protein LOC131501593 (The sequence of the model RefSeq protein was modified relative to this genomic sequence to represent the inferred CDS: inserted 2 bases in 2 codons; substituted 2 bases at 2 genomic stop codons), coding for MFTHQPTWDDCQQLLRILFTTEERERIQLEDGWDYNTAEGRGRLRIYRQTLMAGLRAAARKPTNLAKVYSVIQGKTESPATYLERLMETFRQYTPMNPEAPENQAAVVMAFVNQAATDIKKKLQKLEDLEGKQIQDLLRIAQRVLNNRETPEDRQLKATEKMTKVLAAVVQKPLDKDQCAYCKEKSHWARECPKKKKPRHDQKPWQPQTTPALFTQDAEXGGRGSDPIPEPRVTLQVEGNPVQFLVDTGAQHSVLIRPHGKISQKSSWVQGATGXKKYPWTTQRTVDLGNGKVTHSFLVIPDSPCPLLKRDLLTKMGAQIHFTPGGPQVTGPHNQPITTLTLRLEDEYRLHQGPPSQSQNIEPWLQQFPGAWAETGGMGLAKHRPALFIELKPGADPVRVRQYPMSMEARNGITPHIHHPLDLGILRPCHSAWNTPLLPVRKPNSADYRPVQDQREVNRRVMDIHPTVPNPYTLLSALSPERQWYTVLDLKDAFFSLPLAPKSQELFAFEWSHPERGIKGQLTWTRLPQGFKNSPTLFDEALHEDLGEYWNQNPKVTLLQYFDDLLIAAETAEACLQGTKNLLRTLGALGYWASAKKAQICRSEVTYLGYLLREGQRWLTDARKETVLRIPRPTTRRQVREFLGSAGFCRLWIPRFTEIAKPLYLVTREQAPFEWTEKTEQAFQQIKLALLSAPALGLPDVSKPFHLFVDENKGVAKAVLTQLLGPWPRPIAYLSKRLDPVAAGWPPCLRMIAATALMVKDADKLTIGQELHVTTPHAIEGVLKQPPDRWISNARLVHYQGLLLNPLRIIYAPPRTLNPASLLPDPDLDTPLHDCAEILAXVHGVREDLQDHPLPDAEVTWFTDGSSFVHQGQRYAGAAVTTEIETXAEPLPAGTSAQRAELVALTKALTLGKDKKLNEYTDSRYAFATAHTHGAIYRERGLLTAEGKTIKNKEEILALLKALWLPKRLAIIHCPGHQKPVTPVARGNNLADQVAREAALQVDCALMTTLPDPGSASLPENPAYTKEDLNWIQKLPLTQCLNGWWRAADCSIILPEEMKNKVLSKMHRATHMGTRKMQDLIIVTSCKACQLTNTANHGKNPGSRTCGTRPGAYWEVDFTKVKPGKYGYKYLLVFIDTFSGWTEAFPTKHETMQVVAKKMLENIIPRYRFPTLIGSDNGPAFISKHTHQEVWPRLRAIYENGPPPEPHHYRPGDWVYVRRHKQETLQPRWKGPYIVILTTPTALKVDGIATWIHYTHARPADPFAVREDFVPEANTAWTVDQSKTHPLKLTLRRKPDPENRLRPKAWVSHTKTVAAALDPQ